TCATTCTTTATGCTTATTCCAGGGCGAATACCTGGGCCTTACCTACCATATTTTCTATCGATGGAGCCGAATTAACACTGAATAGTATAGAGTTAGGAGTAGACCATCCTCCCGGTCATCCTCTCTGGACATTACTGGCACATTTGTTTTATAAATTAAAATCCTATCCGGCTGAATGGGGAGCCATTCATGCCAGCATACTTCCGGCTGCCCTATTTGTTCCCTATTTATATAGAACTCTTGGTTTATTAACCCAGAATCGCTTAAGTTCTTTTCTCTTAAGTTTTTCTTTTGGTACTTCCTTTCTTTTCTGGTTGCATGGTAGTATCATGGAAGTTTATGCTTTACAATCTTTATGCTTAATTCTTGTTTTTTTCTATTCTTTAAAAAGTATTTCTTTTTTTGAACCCTTTGATTTTATTAAAACGGGTCTGAGTCTCGGTTTATTAGGTTCTGTGAATTATCCTTATATTATAGCTCTTACACCGTATCTGGTAATGTTATATTACCCTTTTTTAAAACATAGAGAGATCCGTATAAAACAACTTGTCTATGTCCTGTTATCAACATTCATTGGTTTATTACCTCTTTTATATATTCCCTTACGTTTAAAAAGTGGTAACTTTATCTTCGATTTGAATTATCTTTCCGGTTATAAATTGGGAAGTTTTAAGTGGTATATCTGGTATTTAAGCGGTTGGGGATTTACTCTTGATAGAGGAGGCTGGTTAAGCACGGACATATCACAGTATTTCCGGTTTTTATTGAAATATATACAATCTGTCCTGGAGAATTTTACTCCCTTTTCTTTATTTTTATTGCCTTTTTCTTTTTATTTTTTTACAGCTTTTTGGAAAGGATATAAAGAGAGATTGGCAAAAAAAGACATCTCCTCATTAAACTGGGTTTATCTTTTAGTATTTTTACAATTTCTAATATATGCTATTCCCTCAATTGCTTACAGTGTAGCCGATCAAGAAGTATTCTTTTTCCCTTCATTTATTTGTCTTAGTTTATTTTTATCTTCCGGCTTTCAATTAATTGAAAAGAAGAGAAAAGGATTTATCTTATTTTCTTCAGCCTTTCTTCTTTCTATTATTATTAGCTCAATCTATTCCGGAAAAAAAGTTTTATCAATCAGTAAGTCTGAAAATGAATATAAAGCAAGGTTAGCTATGATTCAGGGTTTTCCACTCGGTTCTCTAATATTAGGACATGGAGATGGAACTACCTTACGTTATAAGTATTTTCAAAGTATAAAAAGTTTGAGACCTGATTTGGAAATTGATACTATAAACTCTTATTTAAGGCAATACAGGGGAGAATTTTCTGAGGAAATAAAAAAACGCTTTGATACGAATTCCTTATATACGGGACTTTTGCATTCGGATAAATTTTTATTTATAAAAAAGGTTTTAGAAAAAAATACAGAAAGAGATGTATTTCTAATACAGGGAAAAAAAGCCATTAAATATCCCGGTATTCAGTATCAACCGGTTCCTTACAATCCGGAAGTATACTTGATAAGCCTAACATCTGCCGGTTCTTCTCATAATGAAAAACCTTTAATGGATATAAATCTGAATATAAACTCGTTTCCGGCTCATTTGAAGTTAGAAGGTTATAGTTTCAAAACTGACAAAGAAAATGCTGATAGAATAAAAATAGATAAAGAGAATTCAAAAATTCATATTCCGAGGAATCTTGAGTTTCAGTTTCTTTTATCGGTTAAGAGGTTAAATCAAACTGAAGAAGAATATATAGCCGATATTTTTTTTACCGATAGGGAAGGGAATATAA
Above is a genomic segment from Leptospiraceae bacterium containing:
- a CDS encoding DUF2723 domain-containing protein gives rise to the protein MNTDNKSLMTIQPQRVDSKLVLETAYRFTVQENPAKERGIPSALFVFFFILYAYSRANTWALPTIFSIDGAELTLNSIELGVDHPPGHPLWTLLAHLFYKLKSYPAEWGAIHASILPAALFVPYLYRTLGLLTQNRLSSFLLSFSFGTSFLFWLHGSIMEVYALQSLCLILVFFYSLKSISFFEPFDFIKTGLSLGLLGSVNYPYIIALTPYLVMLYYPFLKHREIRIKQLVYVLLSTFIGLLPLLYIPLRLKSGNFIFDLNYLSGYKLGSFKWYIWYLSGWGFTLDRGGWLSTDISQYFRFLLKYIQSVLENFTPFSLFLLPFSFYFFTAFWKGYKERLAKKDISSLNWVYLLVFLQFLIYAIPSIAYSVADQEVFFFPSFICLSLFLSSGFQLIEKKRKGFILFSSAFLLSIIISSIYSGKKVLSISKSENEYKARLAMIQGFPLGSLILGHGDGTTLRYKYFQSIKSLRPDLEIDTINSYLRQYRGEFSEEIKKRFDTNSLYTGLLHSDKFLFIKKVLEKNTERDVFLIQGKKAIKYPGIQYQPVPYNPEVYLISLTSAGSSHNEKPLMDINLNINSFPAHLKLEGYSFKTDKENADRIKIDKENSKIHIPRNLEFQFLLSVKRLNQTEEEYIADIFFTDREGNIIEDKASNFYPAFRFFILHKDTKKDEYETSSFYFSFPEKYKAGIYRLFLRLNQTTGEIQNLPGNRKIHKTEIQFTSPVKEGDKPGEFIPLGNVEIY